A region from the Methylocystis iwaonis genome encodes:
- the nifW gene encoding nitrogenase stabilizing/protective protein NifW translates to MSVFDELRKLHSAEDFFEALGVDYDPAVVRVARLHILRRMAEYLSKNDFDGVPDEETRAACKETLTKAYEDFAASSPIAERVFKVHKDAVKPKEEPAKPFVPLTTLTVARS, encoded by the coding sequence ATGAGCGTGTTCGACGAATTGCGGAAGCTTCACTCCGCCGAAGACTTCTTCGAAGCGCTCGGCGTCGACTACGACCCGGCCGTGGTGCGCGTCGCGCGCCTCCATATTCTGCGCCGCATGGCGGAATATCTCTCCAAGAACGACTTCGACGGCGTCCCCGACGAAGAAACGCGGGCCGCCTGCAAAGAGACGCTCACCAAAGCCTATGAGGATTTCGCGGCCTCTTCGCCCATCGCCGAGCGCGTCTTCAAGGTCCACAAGGACGCCGTGAAGCCGAAGGAAGAGCCGGCGAAGCCCTTCGTTCCCTTGACCACGCTGACCGTCGCCCGCAGCTGA
- a CDS encoding nitrogen fixation protein NifQ encodes MNMLAPPHRQMAGARPLPTAEQIYCAVRAEATNLAAADPFTAHVLGCALTIGLSEALERGDTLSSGLGLDRASLEALTTQWAPGARQFFDLQAEPEKLDLDEEETQLHELLARFKSDTTPLCAWMISIVARRAMSPRHLWQDLGLIERGELTKLMAQWFPALAAANVDNMKWKKFFYRKLCELEGFSLCAAPTCRECGDFDNCFGAEDGASVLARLSQR; translated from the coding sequence ATGAATATGCTCGCGCCCCCCCATCGACAAATGGCGGGCGCGCGCCCTTTACCGACGGCCGAGCAGATTTACTGCGCCGTCCGCGCAGAAGCCACCAATCTTGCCGCAGCCGATCCTTTTACCGCGCATGTCCTCGGCTGCGCGCTGACCATCGGCCTTTCCGAAGCGTTGGAGCGTGGAGATACGCTCTCTTCCGGCCTCGGGCTCGACCGCGCCAGCCTGGAAGCTTTGACAACGCAATGGGCTCCGGGCGCGCGGCAATTTTTCGACCTTCAAGCCGAACCGGAAAAACTCGATCTCGACGAAGAAGAGACTCAGCTTCACGAGCTGCTCGCCCGTTTCAAGTCGGACACGACGCCGCTCTGCGCCTGGATGATCTCGATCGTCGCGCGTCGCGCCATGTCGCCGCGCCACCTTTGGCAAGATCTCGGCCTGATCGAGCGCGGCGAGCTCACCAAGCTGATGGCGCAGTGGTTTCCAGCGCTTGCGGCGGCCAATGTCGACAATATGAAATGGAAGAAATTTTTCTACCGCAAGCTTTGTGAGCTCGAGGGCTTTTCGCTCTGCGCGGCGCCAACCTGCCGCGAATGCGGCGATTTCGACAATTGTTTCGGCGCGGAAGATGGCGCGAGCGTGCTCGCGCGTCTGTCACAGCGCTGA
- the fdxB gene encoding ferredoxin III, nif-specific gives MSEFKTRDGSPYTPLYLTDINAETCIGCGRCFKVCPQSVMALYGVNDEGEILGIVTEDDDDDFDGDLNRKIMKVEHAGACIGCNACSRVCPKNCQTHLPAEEIAA, from the coding sequence ATGAGCGAGTTCAAGACGCGAGACGGCTCGCCTTATACGCCGCTCTATCTCACCGACATCAACGCCGAGACCTGCATCGGCTGCGGACGTTGCTTCAAGGTCTGCCCGCAAAGCGTGATGGCGCTTTACGGCGTCAATGACGAGGGCGAAATCCTCGGCATTGTCACCGAGGACGACGACGATGATTTCGACGGCGATCTCAACCGCAAGATCATGAAGGTGGAGCACGCCGGCGCCTGCATCGGCTGCAACGCCTGCTCGAGGGTCTGTCCGAAAAACTGCCAGACCCATTTGCCCGCGGAAGAGATCGCGGCCTGA
- a CDS encoding electron transfer flavoprotein subunit beta/FixA family protein yields the protein MKILVCIKQVPDSAQIRVHPVTNTIMRQGVPTIINPYDLFSLEEALRLRDKFGGEVTVLTMGPPMASESLRKALAIGADRAVLLTDRFFAGSDTLATTYALAQAIRKIEQTFGKQDIVFTGKQTIDGDTAQVGPGIAKRLNLLQLTYISKLVDCDPEKGEVVVERRAEGGVQVLKTAMPCLITMIEGSNEVRRGAFNDALRAARAEIVTWSAKDAEIEDLTKCGLKGSPTIVKKVFAPAPRSEKAAFVEPGKTAGDSAEALIASIFGRHPALEADMTKLASGL from the coding sequence ATGAAAATCCTCGTCTGCATCAAGCAGGTTCCGGATAGCGCGCAGATCCGCGTTCATCCCGTGACCAATACGATCATGCGGCAGGGCGTGCCGACGATCATCAATCCTTACGATCTCTTCTCGCTGGAAGAGGCGCTGCGCCTGCGCGACAAATTTGGCGGCGAAGTCACTGTGCTGACCATGGGCCCGCCCATGGCCTCCGAGTCGCTGCGCAAGGCTTTGGCGATCGGCGCCGACCGCGCCGTGCTGCTCACCGACCGCTTTTTTGCGGGCTCCGACACGCTGGCCACCACCTATGCGCTCGCGCAGGCGATCCGCAAGATCGAGCAGACCTTCGGCAAGCAGGACATCGTCTTCACCGGCAAGCAGACGATCGACGGCGATACGGCGCAGGTCGGCCCCGGCATCGCCAAACGCCTGAACCTGTTGCAGCTCACTTATATCTCGAAGCTCGTCGACTGCGATCCCGAGAAGGGCGAAGTCGTCGTCGAGCGCCGCGCCGAGGGCGGCGTGCAGGTTCTCAAGACCGCCATGCCCTGCCTCATCACCATGATCGAGGGCTCCAATGAAGTGCGCCGCGGCGCCTTCAACGACGCCCTGCGCGCCGCCCGCGCCGAGATCGTCACCTGGAGCGCCAAGGACGCGGAGATCGAGGATCTCACCAAATGCGGTCTCAAGGGCTCGCCGACCATCGTGAAGAAGGTCTTCGCGCCGGCGCCGCGCTCCGAGAAGGCCGCCTTTGTAGAGCCCGGCAAGACGGCGGGCGATTCCGCCGAGGCGCTGATCGCCTCCATCTTCGGACGCCATCCGGCGCTCGAAGCCGACATGACCAAACTCGCTTCCGGACTCTAG
- the cysE gene encoding serine O-acetyltransferase: protein MSLAASAPLTTATTPTLFVKLRGDVSCVLSRDPAARNSLEVALLYPGVHAILFYRIANSLWRRGVKFPARFLSWFARLITNIDIHPGATIGERLFIDHGAGVVIGETAVIGDDVTLYHGVTLGGTSWAPGKRHPTIESGVLVGAGAKILGPITVGARSRIGANSVVIEDIPPEMTVVGIPGRIVKVERRRSGPDGRIDLEHHLIPDPVGDAISVLIDRLDFLETRLAHLQARKNETLSKTSEKETTP from the coding sequence ATGAGTCTCGCCGCCTCAGCTCCGCTGACAACCGCCACAACACCGACCCTTTTCGTCAAATTGCGCGGCGACGTCTCCTGCGTTCTGAGCCGCGATCCCGCGGCGCGCAACTCGCTCGAAGTCGCCCTTCTCTATCCGGGCGTTCATGCGATCCTGTTTTATCGCATCGCCAACAGCCTTTGGCGCCGGGGCGTCAAATTCCCGGCGCGCTTCCTCTCCTGGTTCGCGCGGCTGATCACCAATATCGACATCCATCCCGGCGCGACGATCGGCGAGCGTCTCTTCATCGATCACGGCGCCGGCGTCGTGATCGGAGAGACGGCGGTCATCGGCGACGATGTGACGCTCTATCACGGCGTCACGCTGGGCGGCACGTCATGGGCGCCGGGCAAGCGTCATCCGACGATCGAAAGCGGCGTGCTCGTCGGCGCCGGCGCGAAAATACTCGGGCCGATCACCGTCGGCGCGCGCTCCCGCATCGGGGCCAATTCAGTGGTGATCGAGGACATTCCGCCCGAAATGACGGTCGTCGGCATTCCCGGTCGCATCGTGAAAGTGGAACGGCGCCGCTCCGGCCCGGACGGCCGCATCGATCTCGAACATCATCTCATTCCCGATCCGGTCGGCGACGCCATTTCGGTGCTGATCGACCGGCTCGACTTCCTCGAAACGCGCCTAGCGCATCTGCAGGCGCGCAAGAATGAAACCCTTTCGAAGACCAGTGAAAAGGAGACGACGCCATGA
- the nifV gene encoding homocitrate synthase, translating into MNVDHPRIFINDTTLRDGEQAPRVAFTARDKVAIAKALAAAGVDEIEAGTPAMGRDEIDAISRVVAEGLPCRVMAWCRLNKNDVDAALSAGVSHVNISAPMSRLQISVKLGVDVPAVAERVRSVVSYARERGLTVALGGEDSSRADPRDVGVILRAAQQAGAWRYRFADTLGLLDPFSAFEAISNVRAETDLPIEFHGHDDVGLATANTLAATRAGATHASVTVLGLGERAGNAALEEIAVALGHVARGQTNISADQLPGLSKLVARAARRRIGRSKAIVGADVFTHESGIHVAALLKDARTYQGIDPALLGRRNTVVLAKHSGVAALKSKGAELGFDIDRDLANALLAQIRQRANEKAAPMTKRELKNLFKSACGGAP; encoded by the coding sequence GTGAACGTCGACCACCCCCGCATTTTTATCAATGACACGACGCTCCGCGACGGCGAGCAGGCCCCGCGGGTCGCCTTCACGGCGCGCGACAAGGTTGCGATCGCAAAAGCGCTCGCGGCCGCGGGGGTGGATGAAATCGAAGCCGGCACGCCGGCCATGGGACGCGACGAAATCGACGCCATTAGCCGCGTCGTGGCCGAAGGTCTTCCCTGCCGCGTGATGGCCTGGTGCCGGCTGAATAAGAATGACGTCGATGCGGCTCTGTCGGCCGGCGTCTCCCATGTGAACATCTCCGCGCCCATGTCGCGGCTGCAGATCAGCGTCAAGCTCGGCGTCGACGTCCCGGCTGTGGCCGAACGCGTGCGCTCGGTCGTTTCCTACGCACGCGAACGCGGTCTCACAGTGGCGCTCGGCGGCGAGGACTCGTCCCGCGCCGATCCGCGCGACGTCGGCGTCATTCTCCGCGCCGCGCAGCAAGCCGGCGCCTGGCGCTATCGCTTCGCCGATACGCTTGGCCTGCTCGATCCGTTCTCCGCCTTCGAGGCGATTTCCAATGTGCGCGCGGAGACGGATCTGCCGATCGAGTTCCACGGCCATGACGACGTCGGCCTTGCGACCGCCAATACGCTCGCGGCCACCCGCGCCGGCGCCACACATGCTTCCGTCACCGTGCTCGGTCTGGGCGAACGCGCCGGCAACGCCGCTCTCGAAGAGATCGCCGTCGCGCTCGGCCATGTCGCTCGGGGCCAGACCAATATCAGCGCCGACCAGCTCCCTGGGCTGTCGAAGCTCGTCGCTCGCGCTGCCCGCCGGCGCATTGGCCGCTCGAAGGCGATCGTCGGCGCCGACGTCTTTACCCATGAGTCGGGCATTCATGTCGCCGCGCTCTTGAAAGACGCGCGCACCTATCAGGGGATCGACCCTGCGCTGCTCGGCCGGCGCAACACTGTCGTGCTGGCCAAGCACTCGGGCGTCGCGGCGCTGAAAAGCAAGGGCGCGGAACTGGGTTTCGACATCGACCGCGATCTGGCGAATGCGCTTCTCGCGCAAATCCGCCAGCGCGCGAACGAGAAGGCGGCGCCAATGACGAAGCGTGAGTTGAAGAACCTCTTCAAAAGCGCATGCGGAGGCGCGCCATGA
- a CDS encoding CCE_0567 family metalloprotein — protein sequence MSSVDELKAEIKKLSAKAMNMKMNLHDLSEELPVNWTTIMSIAQETHDAYAALEAARKKLKELEAA from the coding sequence ATGAGCAGCGTCGATGAATTGAAGGCGGAGATCAAAAAGCTCTCGGCCAAAGCGATGAATATGAAGATGAACCTGCACGACCTCTCGGAGGAGCTGCCGGTCAATTGGACGACCATCATGTCGATTGCGCAGGAGACTCATGACGCCTATGCGGCGTTGGAGGCGGCGCGCAAAAAACTCAAGGAACTCGAGGCTGCCTAA
- the nifN gene encoding nitrogenase iron-molybdenum cofactor biosynthesis protein NifN — protein MARVTVSKKSCAVNPLKMSQPIGGALAFMGVSGCMPVLHGSQGCTSFGLVLFVRHFKEAIPLQTTAMNEVATVLGGLENIEQAILNIVKRAKPQVIGICSTGVTETKGDDVDGYLQLVRKRHPELDDIGMVYVSTPDFKDAFQDGFGKTVTKLIETFVPDEIPSRRAPQRVNVLAGCHLTPGDIDELRDIIEAFGLEPTFLPDLSGSLDGHIPDDFTPTTLGGVTKEDIAAMGSAAWTIAVGEQMRAAAELLQKRAGVRYELFDRLTGLAPNDELIGLLSRISGRPVPIKFRRQRGQLVDAMLDGHFHFGGKRIAIGAEPDLLFAISQWLTEMGAEVTAAVTTTHSPVLEKIMTEEVLIGDLEDLENRLDGCDLMITHSHGRQASERSGVPLYRMGLPMFDRIGAAHELSVGYRGTRDLIFKLGNLFIDQVPEPTTETWRGESAERRHDACVGE, from the coding sequence ATGGCGCGCGTCACCGTCTCCAAGAAATCCTGCGCGGTAAATCCGCTGAAAATGAGCCAGCCGATCGGCGGCGCCCTTGCCTTCATGGGCGTCTCAGGCTGCATGCCGGTGCTGCATGGCTCGCAAGGCTGCACGTCGTTCGGCCTCGTGCTCTTCGTTCGGCACTTCAAGGAAGCCATCCCGCTGCAAACCACGGCGATGAATGAAGTCGCGACGGTTTTGGGCGGGCTCGAAAACATCGAGCAGGCGATACTCAACATCGTGAAGCGCGCCAAGCCGCAGGTCATCGGCATTTGCTCGACCGGCGTGACGGAAACCAAGGGCGACGACGTCGACGGCTATCTGCAGTTGGTGCGCAAGCGCCACCCGGAACTCGACGACATCGGCATGGTCTATGTCTCGACACCCGATTTCAAGGATGCGTTCCAGGATGGGTTCGGCAAGACCGTCACCAAGCTGATCGAAACCTTTGTGCCGGACGAAATCCCCTCGCGGCGCGCGCCGCAGCGCGTGAATGTGCTTGCCGGCTGCCATCTCACGCCCGGCGACATCGACGAGCTGCGCGACATCATCGAAGCCTTTGGATTGGAGCCGACCTTCCTGCCGGATCTCTCCGGCTCGCTCGACGGGCATATTCCGGACGACTTCACGCCCACGACGCTGGGCGGCGTCACCAAGGAAGACATCGCTGCAATGGGCAGCGCGGCCTGGACGATCGCGGTGGGCGAGCAGATGCGCGCCGCCGCGGAATTGCTGCAAAAGCGCGCCGGCGTGCGCTACGAGCTGTTCGATCGCCTCACTGGCCTCGCGCCCAATGACGAACTCATTGGCCTGCTGTCGCGGATCAGCGGTCGTCCGGTTCCGATCAAATTCAGGCGCCAAAGGGGCCAGCTTGTCGACGCCATGCTGGACGGGCACTTCCACTTCGGCGGAAAGCGCATCGCCATCGGCGCCGAGCCCGATCTTTTGTTCGCGATCAGCCAATGGCTGACGGAAATGGGCGCGGAAGTGACGGCGGCCGTGACCACGACGCACTCGCCGGTGCTCGAAAAGATCATGACAGAGGAAGTGCTGATCGGCGACCTCGAGGATTTGGAAAACCGCCTCGACGGCTGCGATCTGATGATCACCCATTCCCACGGGCGCCAGGCGTCCGAACGCAGCGGCGTGCCGCTCTATCGCATGGGCCTGCCGATGTTCGACCGCATCGGCGCGGCGCATGAGCTGTCTGTCGGGTACCGCGGCACGCGCGATCTCATCTTCAAGCTCGGCAATTTGTTCATCGACCAGGTTCCCGAGCCCACCACCGAGACGTGGCGCGGAGAAAGTGCGGAACGACGGCACGACGCTTGCGTCGGAGAATGA
- the nifX gene encoding nitrogen fixation protein NifX, which translates to MKVAFATQDLERVDAHFGWAKNIAIYDLSPDSYTFVEAVAFSGDLQEDGNEDKLQPKLEAIKDCAILYVAAIGGSGAARVVASNIHPMKVKEPEKITDLIEKLQVVLRGNPPPWLRKVLSKSGDRNFDFEEETENV; encoded by the coding sequence ATGAAAGTCGCATTCGCCACCCAAGACCTCGAAAGGGTCGACGCCCATTTCGGCTGGGCCAAGAACATCGCGATCTACGATCTCTCGCCCGACTCCTACACTTTCGTCGAGGCCGTCGCTTTTTCCGGCGACCTTCAGGAAGACGGCAACGAGGATAAGCTGCAGCCGAAGCTCGAAGCGATCAAGGATTGCGCGATCCTCTATGTGGCCGCGATCGGCGGCTCGGGCGCCGCGCGCGTCGTTGCATCGAACATTCACCCGATGAAGGTCAAAGAGCCCGAAAAGATCACCGATCTGATCGAGAAGCTCCAGGTCGTGCTGCGCGGAAATCCGCCCCCATGGCTGCGTAAGGTTTTGTCGAAGAGCGGCGACCGCAACTTCGATTTCGAGGAGGAGACCGAAAATGTCTGA
- the nifS gene encoding cysteine desulfurase NifS, with amino-acid sequence MRPVYLDNNATTRVDPVVVDAMLPFFTEQFGNPSSIHSFGASVGVSVKKARQQLQQLLGAEHDHEIIYTASGTEADNTAILSALEAMPGRDEIVTSAVEHPAVLALCQHLEKTGRAKVHYIGVDSLGRLDIEAYRNALSDKVALVTLMWANNETGTLFPVEGLAELAKEHGALFHTDAVQAVGKVPIVLKGSAIDMLSLSGHKLHAPKGIGALYVKRGTRFKPLLRGGHQERGRRAGTENAPGIIGLGKAAELAIEHMVDEQTRVKELRDRLEKAILQRIPNCFVNGDPRERLPNTSNIAFEYVEGEAILLHLTRQGIAASSGSACTSGSLEPSHVMKAMNVPFTAAHGSIRFSLSRDNVPEDVDQVIEALPKILEKLRELSPFWDGANKDPKDFKPVYA; translated from the coding sequence ATGCGTCCAGTCTATCTCGACAATAATGCGACGACGCGGGTTGATCCGGTGGTCGTCGACGCCATGCTCCCCTTCTTCACGGAGCAGTTCGGCAATCCGTCGTCGATCCACTCTTTCGGCGCGAGCGTCGGCGTATCTGTGAAGAAGGCGCGCCAGCAATTGCAGCAATTGCTCGGCGCCGAGCATGATCACGAGATCATCTATACGGCGAGCGGCACGGAAGCCGACAATACCGCCATTCTCTCGGCGCTGGAGGCCATGCCCGGGCGTGACGAGATCGTCACCAGCGCGGTGGAGCATCCCGCCGTTCTCGCGCTTTGCCAGCATCTGGAGAAGACCGGCCGCGCCAAGGTTCATTACATCGGCGTCGACTCGCTCGGACGGCTCGACATCGAAGCCTATCGCAACGCGCTCTCCGACAAGGTCGCTCTCGTCACGCTGATGTGGGCGAATAATGAGACCGGCACGCTGTTCCCGGTCGAGGGGCTTGCGGAGCTCGCCAAGGAGCATGGCGCGTTGTTTCATACCGACGCTGTGCAGGCCGTCGGCAAAGTGCCGATCGTCCTCAAAGGCAGCGCGATCGACATGCTGTCGCTTTCCGGCCACAAGCTGCATGCGCCCAAGGGCATTGGCGCGCTCTATGTCAAACGGGGCACGCGCTTCAAGCCGCTGCTGCGCGGCGGCCATCAGGAGCGCGGACGCCGCGCCGGCACCGAGAATGCGCCAGGCATCATCGGCCTCGGCAAGGCGGCGGAGCTTGCCATTGAACATATGGTCGACGAGCAGACGCGCGTGAAGGAGCTGCGCGACCGTCTCGAAAAGGCGATCCTGCAGCGCATTCCCAACTGCTTCGTCAATGGCGATCCGCGCGAGCGCCTGCCCAACACGAGCAACATCGCCTTCGAATATGTCGAAGGCGAAGCGATCCTGCTGCATCTGACGCGCCAGGGCATCGCCGCTTCGTCCGGTTCGGCCTGCACCTCGGGATCGCTCGAGCCCTCGCATGTGATGAAGGCGATGAATGTGCCCTTCACGGCGGCGCATGGCTCCATCCGCTTCTCGCTCTCGCGCGACAATGTGCCGGAGGATGTCGATCAGGTGATCGAGGCGCTGCCGAAGATCCTCGAAAAGCTGCGCGAGCTCTCACCCTTCTGGGACGGCGCGAACAAGGACCCCAAAGATTTCAAACCCGTCTATGCGTGA
- a CDS encoding HesB/IscA family protein, with product MIELTDSAVTAVRSAIAGAGQEVEGLRIMVEAGGCAGLKYSMGLVNEADPNDHIFENDGVKVYVEEGSLVYLDGTKIDFVIGLEGSGFTFDNPQAKSSCSCGKSFG from the coding sequence ATGATCGAGCTGACGGATAGCGCGGTGACGGCGGTAAGGTCGGCTATTGCCGGCGCCGGCCAGGAAGTTGAAGGCCTGCGTATCATGGTGGAGGCCGGCGGCTGTGCGGGCCTGAAATACTCAATGGGTCTCGTCAATGAAGCGGACCCCAACGACCATATCTTCGAGAATGACGGCGTGAAGGTCTATGTCGAGGAAGGTTCGCTCGTCTATCTCGACGGCACCAAGATCGACTTCGTCATCGGCCTCGAAGGCTCTGGTTTCACCTTCGACAATCCGCAAGCCAAATCGAGCTGCTCCTGCGGCAAGTCGTTCGGCTGA
- the nifU gene encoding Fe-S cluster assembly protein NifU codes for MWDYSDKVKDYFFNPKNAGVLGEANAVGEVGAISCGDALKLMLKVDPETETIQDAKFQTFGCGSAIASSSALTELIIGKTLEEAVSITNQDIADFLGGLPPEKMHCSVMGYEALQAAIANFRGEEWHDDHEEGALVCKCFGVDEGVIERAIRMNKLTSIEQVTDYTKAGGGCLTCFDKLEELLAKVNGELVAEGLLAEHAAYRIGGSDAAELKAKAKAKKEAEKAPVREVAAQATSPIAPSSPLPPPSAGMTNLKKIRLIEEAIEELRPYLKKDGGDCELVDVDGNNVMVNLKGACMGCQMASVTISGIQERLIAKLGMPIRIIPVKNTH; via the coding sequence ATGTGGGATTATTCTGACAAGGTCAAGGACTACTTCTTCAATCCGAAGAACGCCGGCGTTCTGGGCGAGGCCAATGCCGTGGGCGAAGTCGGCGCAATCTCTTGCGGCGACGCGCTGAAGCTGATGCTGAAAGTGGACCCGGAAACGGAAACCATTCAGGACGCGAAGTTCCAGACCTTCGGATGTGGTTCCGCCATCGCCTCCTCCTCTGCGCTTACCGAGCTTATCATCGGCAAGACTCTGGAAGAGGCCGTCTCCATCACCAACCAGGACATAGCGGATTTTTTGGGCGGCCTGCCGCCGGAAAAGATGCATTGCTCGGTGATGGGCTATGAGGCGCTGCAGGCGGCGATCGCCAATTTCCGCGGCGAGGAATGGCACGACGACCATGAGGAAGGCGCCCTCGTCTGCAAATGCTTCGGCGTCGACGAAGGCGTCATCGAACGCGCGATCCGCATGAACAAGCTGACCTCGATCGAGCAGGTCACGGATTACACCAAGGCCGGCGGCGGCTGCCTCACCTGCTTCGACAAGCTCGAAGAGCTTCTCGCCAAGGTGAATGGCGAACTCGTCGCGGAGGGGCTTCTTGCCGAACATGCGGCCTATCGCATCGGCGGCTCCGACGCCGCCGAACTGAAGGCAAAAGCGAAGGCGAAAAAGGAAGCAGAAAAGGCCCCCGTGCGGGAAGTTGCCGCTCAAGCGACGTCTCCGATCGCGCCCTCGTCTCCCCTGCCGCCGCCTTCCGCCGGCATGACCAACCTCAAGAAGATCCGGCTGATCGAAGAGGCGATCGAGGAGCTTCGGCCGTATCTCAAAAAGGACGGCGGCGACTGCGAGCTGGTCGACGTCGACGGCAATAATGTGATGGTCAATCTCAAGGGCGCCTGCATGGGCTGCCAGATGGCGAGCGTCACCATCTCCGGCATTCAGGAACGCCTGATCGCCAAGCTCGGCATGCCGATCCGCATCATTCCCGTGAAGAACACTCATTGA
- a CDS encoding electron transfer flavoprotein subunit alpha/FixB family protein, whose amino-acid sequence MSPTPPPATRASAKKELPEHFRGYKHVWVCVEQERGDVHPVSWELLGEGRKLADKLGVELGAVVLGGPGEGTKEAAAEAFRYGADVAYLVEHPVLTDYRNESYAKAVTQLVNAYKPEILLLGATNLGRDLAGSVATTLLTGLTADCTELAVDADGSLAATRPTFGGSLLCTIYTLNYRPQMATVRPRVMPMPERVADRVGRIVPFTPDLDEDSIITKLLRFIPDRDSNKSNLAFADVVVAGGMGLQSAENFQLVKNLASVLGAEYGCSRPVVQKGWLPAERQIGQTGKTIRPKLYIAAGISGAIQHRVGVEGADCIVAINTDKNAPIFDFAHIGIATDAIRLLPALTEAFRARLSPHQRDRLAG is encoded by the coding sequence ATGTCCCCCACGCCGCCGCCCGCCACTCGCGCTAGCGCAAAAAAAGAGCTGCCGGAGCATTTCCGCGGTTACAAGCATGTTTGGGTCTGCGTTGAACAGGAGCGCGGTGACGTTCACCCCGTCTCCTGGGAGCTTCTCGGCGAAGGCCGCAAGCTTGCCGACAAGCTCGGCGTCGAGCTCGGCGCCGTCGTGCTCGGCGGCCCCGGAGAAGGCACCAAGGAAGCGGCGGCCGAGGCCTTCCGCTACGGCGCGGATGTCGCCTATCTCGTCGAGCATCCGGTGCTGACGGATTATCGCAACGAGTCTTACGCCAAGGCGGTGACTCAGCTCGTCAACGCCTATAAGCCGGAAATCCTTTTGCTGGGCGCGACGAATCTGGGCCGCGACCTTGCGGGCTCCGTGGCGACGACGCTGCTCACGGGCCTCACCGCCGACTGCACCGAGCTTGCGGTGGACGCCGACGGCTCGCTCGCCGCGACGCGCCCGACCTTCGGCGGCTCGCTGCTCTGCACGATCTACACGCTGAATTATCGCCCGCAGATGGCGACCGTGCGTCCGCGCGTGATGCCGATGCCGGAGCGCGTCGCCGATCGCGTCGGCCGCATCGTGCCCTTCACGCCCGATCTCGACGAAGACTCGATCATCACCAAGCTGCTGCGCTTCATTCCCGACCGCGACTCCAACAAGAGCAATCTCGCTTTTGCCGATGTCGTCGTCGCTGGCGGCATGGGCCTGCAGAGCGCCGAGAACTTCCAGCTCGTGAAGAACCTCGCTTCCGTGCTCGGCGCCGAATATGGCTGCTCGCGTCCGGTCGTGCAGAAAGGCTGGCTCCCCGCCGAGCGCCAGATCGGTCAGACCGGCAAGACGATCCGGCCGAAGCTCTATATCGCCGCCGGCATCTCTGGCGCGATTCAACATCGCGTCGGCGTCGAAGGCGCGGATTGCATCGTTGCGATCAACACCGACAAGAATGCGCCGATCTTCGATTTCGCGCATATCGGCATCGCCACGGACGCCATCCGCCTGCTGCCGGCGCTCACCGAAGCTTTCCGCGCGAGACTATCGCCCCATCAGCGTGATCGGCTCGCCGGCTAA
- a CDS encoding NifX-associated nitrogen fixation protein, with product MSEAAAVEAASKPEDSIFLKELIKVWRAQDTHGTWEKKTDLSLLDPYIVTKEQRKEIPIIGDPDPEMLWRLELFYNAVGLAIERRTGCMVQPMMKMSHEGFGRMILTTGRLIVVNKQLRDVHRFGFESFEKLASEGEKFVDAGVEMIEKFPEVAKF from the coding sequence ATGTCTGAAGCCGCCGCTGTAGAAGCCGCATCGAAGCCCGAGGACAGCATCTTCCTCAAGGAGCTGATCAAGGTCTGGCGCGCGCAGGACACGCATGGAACCTGGGAGAAGAAGACCGATCTCAGCCTCCTCGATCCCTATATCGTCACCAAGGAGCAGCGCAAGGAAATCCCGATCATCGGCGATCCGGACCCTGAGATGCTCTGGCGTCTCGAGCTGTTTTACAACGCTGTCGGCCTCGCCATCGAGCGCCGCACAGGCTGCATGGTGCAGCCGATGATGAAAATGAGCCATGAGGGCTTCGGCCGCATGATCCTGACCACCGGCCGTCTCATCGTGGTGAACAAGCAGTTGCGCGACGTGCATCGTTTCGGCTTCGAGTCGTTCGAGAAGCTTGCGTCGGAAGGCGAGAAGTTCGTCGACGCCGGCGTCGAGATGATCGAGAAATTCCCCGAAGTAGCCAAGTTCTGA